From a region of the Paenibacillus lutimineralis genome:
- a CDS encoding carbohydrate ABC transporter permease, producing MKSSTAVTAAAVKTPKKRRPFLSRWNAPIAGYLFISPWLIGFFCLTAYPLFLSLYYSFTDYTLMEPINWIGLKNYDQIFTADAKFVQSVKVTFMYVLASVPLKLIFALLVAMVLNRAIKGITFYRTAIYFPSLIGGSIAVSLLWRNIFGVDGVFNKIIAVFGIAGKGWITNPDTALGTLVLLSVWQFGSTMVIFLAGLKQIPSDLYEASGVDGANKFVQFFKITLPMLSPIVYFNLIMAVINSFQMFTSAFVITNGGPMNSTYVYALYLYERAFSRYQLGYSSALAWIMLIMIVAATLIIAGTSKYWVFYEETGGKKRK from the coding sequence ATGAAAAGTTCTACGGCCGTCACCGCAGCTGCGGTCAAGACTCCTAAGAAACGCCGTCCTTTTCTAAGTAGATGGAACGCCCCCATCGCAGGCTATTTATTCATTTCGCCTTGGCTGATCGGATTCTTCTGTCTTACGGCATATCCGTTATTTCTATCCTTGTATTATTCCTTTACAGACTATACCTTAATGGAACCTATCAACTGGATTGGACTTAAAAATTACGATCAAATCTTTACTGCCGATGCGAAATTCGTACAATCTGTTAAAGTCACCTTCATGTATGTGCTGGCTTCCGTTCCGCTTAAGCTGATCTTCGCCTTATTGGTTGCGATGGTGCTTAACCGGGCGATTAAGGGGATTACCTTCTACCGCACGGCGATCTATTTCCCTTCGCTGATCGGCGGCAGTATTGCGGTTTCGCTCTTGTGGCGGAATATTTTCGGCGTAGACGGTGTGTTCAACAAGATTATTGCCGTATTTGGTATTGCGGGGAAGGGCTGGATCACGAACCCGGATACGGCGCTCGGAACGCTGGTACTGCTGAGCGTGTGGCAATTTGGCTCGACGATGGTTATTTTCCTGGCGGGGTTGAAGCAGATTCCATCCGACCTGTATGAGGCGTCCGGAGTGGATGGCGCGAACAAGTTCGTACAATTCTTCAAGATTACCTTGCCGATGCTCTCGCCTATCGTGTATTTCAACCTGATTATGGCAGTCATCAACTCATTCCAAATGTTCACCTCCGCGTTCGTCATTACGAACGGAGGACCGATGAACTCGACATATGTCTATGCTCTCTACTTATATGAACGTGCATTTAGTCGTTATCAATTAGGCTACTCTTCTGCTCTGGCCTGGATCATGCTCATTATGATCGTCGCGGCTACACTTATTATCGCAGGTACCTCGAAATACTGGGTATTCTATGAAGAAACAGGAGGGAAGAAGAGAAAATGA